Genomic window (Flavobacteriales bacterium):
CCGAGCGTGAAGCGCAGCGTGTTGGCCAAAGGGCTCTGCTGCGTGTTGGCGATGAGGTAGCTGAAATCAAGTGAGAAGATGCTGTAATTCACGCCGAGGCCCATGGTGAAATACTTGCGGTTGCCTTTCGTGGCCGCTTCCCAGAAGTAGCCCGTGCGGAACGCGAACTGCTTGGCATACCAGTATTCCAGACCACCACCGAAATAGATCTCACGCAATTCCTCCTTGAGCTTGCTACCGGATTCCACGTGCTGCACACCTTGGCCGTCGTAGTATACATTACCCGGTGCATCGCTGAAGGAACCGAAAATGCCCGAGGCGACGCCCCGGTTCGGGTCCTCACCGCTGAACACCACATAGTTCCCGTCATCGTCCACCACGGGTACCGCCACGCCGTCATCATCCGGCTCGGTCTTGTACACAGGCGGAGTGGGCACCAGCAGCTTGTTGATGTCCGCGTTGAAGGTGATCGTGTTGTAGGAGTCGATGTCCACGGTGAGCGCGGGGCCCAAGCGCAGGTTGATCGGCAGGAAGTCCGTGCGGGAGGTTTCGCTGTAGGACATCTTGTTGCCGATGTTGGAGATGTCCAGTCCAAAGGCGAAGGTGGCGTCCTTTTTGGCTATGAGCATCCGATCGTTGCGGTAGAAGAAGGATATGTCCGCTGCCACGGCCTGTCCGGCCTTGGTGTTGGCGCCGCTGACGTTCAGCCCTCCGGTGAGGTTGCTGTTAATGTACCGCAGGCTGATACCTCCGGCGAGCTGCTCGCTGAACTGCTGTGCGAAGGATACGTCCACGGCGAACTCCGCAGGTTTGAAGTCGCGGATGACGCCGCCGTTGATGTCCGTGAACGTGATGCTGCCCAAATTGAAGTACCGCAATGAACCGCCCAATGCACTGCGCTTGTTCAATTTTTTGTATCCCGCCAGATAGGCCAAGCTCATATCCGGCACCAAGTTCCTCAACCAGGGCGAAACGGAAATGCGGAATTCACCCTCGTTCTCGGCGAAGGCCAGCTTGCTGGGATTCCAGTGCAGTGCGTTCGCATCGGGAGGCAATGCCACCCCGGCATCGCCCATGCCTCCGGAACGTGAATCCGGGCCGATCATCAAAAAGGGCACGGCGGTGGTGATCGTATTCAGCCGTTCGCCACATTCCTGTCCACTTAGTTCACTGATGCAGGGGGTTGCGACCTGAGCAATGACACCGTGTCCAAAGGCAACGACGCAACAAAAGGCGGCAACGCGGGAAGGGAAGGTCATCGTCTGGTTCGTTCGGCTAAAGGGCGGCAAATATACGCGGGTTGCCGGGGGTTATTGTGTTGGGCAGGCGGGGTACGGGTTGGCGCGTTGCGGGTTACCCTTGGAGGGTCTCCATTCCACATTCTGAATTTTTCATTTTTCATTCCCGGCCAGAACAACCCCGCTCCCCTACCTCAGGATCACGAGCTTCTCGATCTTATCGGCGTTCTCGCCGGTGGGCGTGGTAATGCTCAGGCGGTAGACATACACGCCCCGGCCGATCTTGTCGCCGTTGTCGTCCAAGCCGTTCCAGGCCAACGGTTCGCTTCGGAAACCATCGCAGTCCAAGCGGCGGTTGAGGGTCTTGACCAATCGGCCGGAAACAGTGAACACCTGCACCTGGCAGTCCAAGACCGTGCAGGGCCTGTTATGCTCAAAATAGAACTCCGTGTGCGTGGTAAAGGGGTTGGGATAGTTCAGCACATGGGCCAATGCCAGCTCCGCTGTCGGGGCCA
Coding sequences:
- the porV gene encoding type IX secretion system outer membrane channel protein PorV; this encodes MTFPSRVAAFCCVVAFGHGVIAQVATPCISELSGQECGERLNTITTAVPFLMIGPDSRSGGMGDAGVALPPDANALHWNPSKLAFAENEGEFRISVSPWLRNLVPDMSLAYLAGYKKLNKRSALGGSLRYFNLGSITFTDINGGVIRDFKPAEFAVDVSFAQQFSEQLAGGISLRYINSNLTGGLNVSGANTKAGQAVAADISFFYRNDRMLIAKKDATFAFGLDISNIGNKMSYSETSRTDFLPINLRLGPALTVDIDSYNTITFNADINKLLVPTPPVYKTEPDDDGVAVPVVDDDGNYVVFSGEDPNRGVASGIFGSFSDAPGNVYYDGQGVQHVESGSKLKEELREIYFGGGLEYWYAKQFAFRTGYFWEAATKGNRKYFTMGLGVNYSIFSLDFSYLIANTQQSPLANTLRFTLGFNFDGKAKKKADAAE